From Halotia branconii CENA392, the proteins below share one genomic window:
- a CDS encoding LysR family transcriptional regulator, giving the protein MLEFQIEFELHIPTSNNLVIGTLGPAATSSDYASQYIINQLISEEFTVSNQLFDTFLDVKEALLQDKIDLALVPHAYDRINEFYMEPDFELGFIFIYPTPVYGLAKKKDKEAVFNGSRIVTHPAPLPLLKQLLPDTQDQAQIKVDLSPSTSDCAMQVKQGLADFAITNENAAKVYDLEFISTYGNIQMSWSLFQKKRLN; this is encoded by the coding sequence ATGCTGGAATTTCAGATTGAATTTGAGCTTCATATCCCTACTTCAAACAATTTAGTTATAGGTACTTTGGGGCCTGCTGCTACTAGTAGTGACTATGCTTCTCAGTACATAATTAATCAACTAATTTCCGAAGAATTTACGGTATCAAATCAGTTGTTTGATACTTTTTTAGATGTTAAAGAAGCTTTGCTGCAAGACAAGATAGATTTAGCATTGGTTCCTCATGCTTACGACCGAATTAATGAGTTTTATATGGAGCCTGATTTTGAGTTAGGCTTTATTTTTATCTATCCTACTCCCGTTTATGGGCTGGCTAAAAAGAAAGATAAAGAGGCAGTTTTCAACGGTTCGAGAATTGTAACTCATCCAGCACCGCTACCTTTATTAAAACAACTCTTGCCAGATACTCAAGATCAAGCACAAATTAAAGTTGATTTATCTCCTTCTACTAGCGATTGCGCGATGCAAGTCAAGCAAGGGTTAGCCGACTTCGCTATTACTAATGAGAATGCAGCTAAAGTTTACGATTTAGAATTTATTTCTACTTATGGAAATATCCAGATGAGTTGGTCGCTTTTTCAGAAAAAAAGATTAAATTAA
- a CDS encoding cupin domain-containing protein gives MSKYFPQPKTIIINSNVELLAFQCEDTVVQLASIPPSATFTLHRHPESQIGMQIKGRLEFNLNGTKEILEPLEQLYVAGANVLHGSTNPFSETALAFDVKRITNLKEPEEAILKVSPIFDKITGFECQSVVGYWFEIIITKIPPKAIIPTRQANGEKMGIVLNGKLVIAIQDEQQQLEYGSVYYAPAEALYGGYNASNETVTLIEILIKPSSYLSFKESFLKTALTAS, from the coding sequence ATGTCTAAATATTTTCCCCAACCAAAAACTATTATAATTAACTCTAATGTAGAGTTACTCGCCTTTCAATGTGAAGATACCGTTGTGCAGTTAGCTTCTATTCCTCCAAGCGCAACTTTTACATTACATCGACATCCCGAAAGTCAAATAGGAATGCAAATTAAAGGGCGGTTAGAATTTAATCTCAACGGTACAAAAGAAATTCTCGAACCTCTTGAGCAATTGTATGTTGCTGGTGCTAATGTGCTGCATGGTTCTACTAATCCTTTTTCAGAAACAGCATTAGCATTTGATGTAAAACGCATTACAAATTTGAAGGAACCTGAAGAGGCGATTTTAAAAGTTTCACCAATTTTCGATAAAATTACAGGGTTTGAATGTCAGTCTGTGGTTGGTTATTGGTTTGAAATTATTATTACTAAAATTCCTCCTAAAGCAATCATCCCAACTCGCCAAGCTAATGGTGAAAAAATGGGAATAGTCTTGAATGGTAAATTAGTGATCGCCATCCAAGACGAACAGCAACAGTTAGAATATGGTAGCGTTTATTATGCTCCTGCTGAGGCTTTATATGGAGGATATAATGCTTCTAATGAAACTGTAACTTTAATTGAGATTTTGATTAAGCCTTCCTCTTATCTTTCATTTAAAGAAAGTTTTTTAAAGACAGCACTAACTGCTTCCTAA
- a CDS encoding SDR family oxidoreductase codes for MDLGLSQKVALVTGASAGIGYTVAQKLAVEGCHLVICGRNSDRLEQAYQSLVDSSTKIISICADAQNAGDSQKLVQEVITQFGKIDILVNNSEGATFSLEPIENIYDADWENVFERKLMGYIRMTNLVLPTMKSQQWGRIINIIGTSGKEPSSRLVKSGVANAALMNFTKTVATQVAKWNVLVTGVNPGLIDTPRHREYLEVFAEQEGKSVDEIIAGSNKMIPLGRRGLSSEVANLVAFLASECASYITGVTIPVDGGLSTSAF; via the coding sequence ATGGATTTAGGATTATCACAAAAAGTCGCCTTAGTAACAGGTGCAAGTGCTGGCATAGGTTACACCGTTGCTCAAAAGTTGGCAGTAGAAGGTTGTCATTTAGTAATTTGTGGTAGAAACTCTGACCGATTGGAACAAGCTTATCAAAGTTTGGTTGATTCTTCCACAAAAATTATCTCTATTTGTGCTGATGCTCAAAATGCTGGTGATTCTCAAAAACTAGTCCAAGAAGTTATTACACAATTTGGCAAAATCGATATTTTGGTCAACAATTCTGAAGGAGCAACATTTTCTCTTGAACCAATAGAAAATATCTATGATGCAGATTGGGAAAATGTCTTTGAGCGCAAGTTAATGGGCTATATTCGCATGACTAATCTGGTGCTACCGACGATGAAAAGTCAGCAATGGGGACGGATTATTAATATCATTGGTACATCAGGAAAAGAACCTTCTAGCCGTCTTGTGAAATCTGGGGTAGCGAATGCGGCATTAATGAACTTTACTAAAACTGTGGCGACGCAAGTTGCTAAATGGAATGTGTTAGTTACTGGTGTTAATCCTGGTTTGATTGATACTCCTAGGCATAGAGAATATTTAGAGGTTTTTGCCGAACAGGAAGGAAAGTCTGTTGATGAAATTATCGCCGGAAGTAATAAAATGATTCCGCTTGGTCGGCGTGGTTTGTCTAGTGAGGTGGCAAATTTAGTGGCGTTTTTAGCATCAGAATGTGCCAGTTATATAACGGGTGTGACTATTCCGGTTGATGGGGGATTATCGACATCGGCTTTTTAA
- a CDS encoding non-ribosomal peptide synthetase, translating into MVVAQKPNKSKDIESIYPLSAMQEGMLFHALYEPESTLYFEQFQLTLHGNLDAGIFERAWQVLGERHSVLRTLFVWKNRKQAVQVVRKQVNLSWSNLDWRMLSQQEQEIRLNWFLEADKKQGFELDKAPIMRCALIWVTDETYEFVWSFHHLLLDGWSWPIIFRELFSIYESIQNGKQLNLAPSRPFRDYINWLQQQDLAGAKAFWQKNLQGFSAPTPLIVERAIGQSSHQQLYIDVLSQNLSAKTTTALKSFAQQHHLTLATLVQAAWALLLSRYSGESDVVFGTTVSGRPPALSGVESMVGVFINTLPARVKIPEQTDLLTWLQLLQEEYIEREQSSYTPLVDIQGVSEVARTQLLFESLVVIENYPINATLQQLPGNLSIEEIQDRGQTNYPLTVVAIPGEEMTVKINYDRDRFHADIIERMAGHFLTLLEGIIANPHRTLGELPLLTQAEKNLLLREWNATAADYPINRCIHQLFEEQVANNPQALAVVYDKQQLTYQELNQQANKIAHHLQRLGVKPDIPVGICVERSQEAMIAILGTLKAGGVCVPLDPHYPPERLAFMLKDSQAPVVLTQSRWRSLLEGSSAHHLIMLDDDGDEISKESAENPSIEVTADNLAYLIYTSGSTGTPKGTIVPHRSLTNLVAHHQAKMATGVGVLQFASLSFDVSYHEISVAWGFGGTLYLIPECDRKDLDKLIHLLANNPIGKVFLPVTLWQQLAEIYGEQVDLFNNIREAIACGEQLQITQPMIKLFKRLPNCTLYNFYGPTEADLVTAYTFSHNPDEWPIYPPIGKPAVNVQVYLLDRNLQPVPIGVPGEIYVSGDGLARGYLHRPDLTNQKFLPNPFARSRGAGEHTSTALSNRGSRGEIPFSERLYKTGDLAKYLPDGNIEFLGRIDDLVKVRGFRVELGEVEAVLSRHPQINQAVAKVFGESAREKYLVAYFVPIPGETITVEQLRTFLSDQLPDYMMPSAFVEMESFPLTPNGKVNRRALPEPSNSRPQLSQTYVEPRTPTEEILAGIWRDVLGLEKIGIYDNFFDLGGHSLLATQVIALTRKAFGIELPLLSLFESPAIAPLAQKIATANTPHQQDLAIKRMPSQGEDIPISLTQLELWFFDQFYPGNPIYNLPLIYRITGALNETALEDSLREIVRRHETLRSTFQVKNGQVVYAIVDEPVFDFCVIDLRHIPAAKRETQVKQLAEKELKQPFDLARGALLRSKLWRLDEQEYLFIAVTHHIVADGWSFSILTQELAELYAAFCEGKPSPLKELPITYSDFAQWQRQWLKGEVLASQLQFWQKHLGISPPILQLPTDYPRPPVRTFESAGKSVVISQKLTDALKALNQQEGVTLFMTLLAAFQTLLFSYTRQENIIVSSALANRTRVETETLIGFFVNLLPFCTNLGGNPSFRELLSRVREVALGVYAHQEMPLIKLIEKLQPVRDPSYTLINQVMFVFQNTPEDNLEFSNLILKEELIAKDTKDTAEFDLELTLEETSTGIEGLLVYRTDLFADATITKMVDNFLSLLEKITVNYNQRLDELISTFEKPILTNQTITLPIIKEFVKPQNSIEETVLTIWQEVLKKEQISTQDNFFELGGYSALALEVNCKIQSAFKVELPLVTLFEKPTIVQLAAAIQSK; encoded by the coding sequence ATGGTAGTTGCACAAAAGCCAAATAAAAGTAAAGATATTGAATCTATTTATCCTCTGTCGGCAATGCAAGAGGGGATGTTATTTCATGCTCTGTATGAGCCGGAATCGACGCTCTATTTTGAGCAGTTTCAATTAACTTTGCATGGTAATTTAGATGCAGGTATATTTGAACGTGCTTGGCAAGTTTTAGGGGAGCGACATTCGGTGTTGCGGACTCTTTTTGTTTGGAAGAATCGCAAGCAAGCCGTACAGGTAGTACGCAAACAAGTTAATTTATCTTGGTCTAATTTAGACTGGCGGATGTTATCTCAGCAGGAGCAAGAAATCCGGCTGAATTGGTTTTTAGAGGCAGATAAAAAGCAAGGTTTTGAACTTGACAAAGCTCCCATTATGCGGTGTGCATTAATTTGGGTAACCGATGAAACTTATGAGTTTGTTTGGAGTTTTCATCATTTGCTGCTTGATGGTTGGAGTTGGCCGATTATTTTCAGAGAATTATTTTCTATTTATGAGTCTATTCAAAATGGTAAACAGTTAAATTTAGCTCCGAGTCGTCCTTTTCGTGATTATATTAATTGGTTGCAGCAGCAAGATTTGGCTGGAGCAAAGGCATTTTGGCAAAAGAATCTTCAGGGTTTCTCTGCACCTACACCTTTGATTGTAGAACGAGCGATTGGGCAGAGTTCTCACCAACAACTATATATTGATGTTCTCTCCCAGAATCTATCGGCAAAGACGACAACAGCCTTAAAATCTTTTGCCCAACAGCATCATCTGACACTTGCAACTTTAGTTCAAGCAGCTTGGGCTTTGTTGCTCAGTCGCTATAGTGGCGAGTCTGATGTGGTTTTCGGCACTACTGTCTCTGGTCGTCCTCCGGCTTTATCTGGTGTAGAATCGATGGTGGGAGTGTTTATTAATACTCTGCCAGCACGGGTAAAAATTCCTGAGCAAACCGATTTGTTAACCTGGTTGCAGTTGTTACAAGAAGAGTACATCGAACGAGAACAGTCTTCATACACCCCACTGGTAGATATTCAGGGTGTGAGTGAAGTAGCTCGGACGCAACTTTTATTTGAAAGTTTGGTTGTCATTGAAAATTATCCTATTAATGCAACCTTGCAGCAACTCCCAGGAAATTTAAGTATCGAGGAAATTCAAGATAGAGGGCAAACTAATTATCCTTTGACGGTGGTGGCGATTCCTGGCGAGGAAATGACTGTCAAAATTAATTATGATCGCGATCGCTTCCATGCAGACATAATAGAGCGCATGGCCGGTCATTTCCTCACTTTATTAGAGGGAATTATCGCTAATCCCCATCGCACTCTAGGGGAGTTACCGCTATTAACTCAAGCAGAGAAAAATTTGCTGTTAAGAGAGTGGAATGCAACCGCCGCAGATTATCCCATCAATCGTTGCATTCATCAGTTATTTGAGGAGCAAGTTGCAAACAACCCTCAAGCTTTGGCGGTGGTATACGACAAGCAGCAATTGACATATCAGGAGTTAAACCAGCAAGCCAATAAAATCGCCCACCACTTACAACGTTTAGGTGTGAAACCAGATATCCCAGTGGGTATTTGCGTAGAGCGTTCGCAAGAGGCGATGATTGCTATTTTAGGTACGCTCAAGGCTGGGGGAGTTTGCGTTCCTCTCGATCCGCACTATCCGCCAGAGCGTTTAGCCTTCATGCTCAAGGATTCGCAAGCGCCAGTTGTATTAACTCAATCACGTTGGCGGTCATTACTTGAGGGTAGCTCGGCTCATCATCTAATTATGTTAGATGATGATGGAGACGAAATCAGCAAAGAATCTGCGGAAAATCCATCAATTGAAGTCACTGCTGATAACTTAGCCTACCTAATCTATACTTCTGGTTCTACTGGCACACCCAAAGGAACGATTGTTCCTCATCGCTCGCTCACTAATTTAGTCGCACACCATCAGGCGAAAATGGCTACAGGTGTTGGTGTGCTTCAGTTTGCTTCTTTGAGTTTTGATGTCAGCTATCACGAAATATCTGTGGCTTGGGGCTTTGGCGGCACATTGTATCTAATTCCAGAGTGCGATCGCAAAGATTTAGATAAATTAATCCACTTACTGGCTAACAACCCCATTGGTAAGGTTTTTCTCCCTGTTACCCTGTGGCAGCAATTAGCGGAAATCTACGGAGAACAAGTAGATTTATTTAACAATATTAGGGAAGCGATCGCTTGTGGCGAACAACTGCAAATTACACAGCCAATGATTAAGCTGTTTAAGCGTTTGCCCAATTGTACGCTCTACAATTTCTACGGACCTACAGAAGCAGATTTAGTTACAGCTTATACTTTTAGCCACAACCCAGATGAATGGCCGATTTATCCTCCCATTGGTAAACCAGCCGTCAATGTGCAAGTTTATTTGTTAGACCGCAATCTTCAACCCGTACCAATTGGCGTACCTGGGGAAATCTATGTGAGTGGTGATGGTTTGGCGCGTGGTTACCTCCACCGTCCAGATTTGACCAATCAAAAGTTTCTGCCTAATCCTTTTGCAAGAAGCAGGGGAGCAGGGGAGCATACTTCGACTGCGCTCAGTAACCGGGGGAGCAGGGGGGAAATTCCCTTTTCCGAGCGCCTCTATAAAACAGGGGATTTAGCAAAATACTTGCCAGATGGCAATATAGAGTTTTTGGGACGGATAGATGATTTGGTGAAAGTCCGGGGTTTCCGGGTGGAACTGGGAGAAGTTGAAGCCGTTCTCAGCAGACATCCGCAAATTAACCAAGCGGTAGCAAAAGTGTTTGGGGAAAGTGCTAGGGAAAAATATTTAGTGGCTTACTTTGTGCCAATTCCTGGCGAGACTATCACAGTTGAACAATTGCGAACTTTTTTGAGCGACCAACTGCCAGATTATATGATGCCATCGGCGTTTGTAGAAATGGAATCTTTTCCCCTTACACCCAATGGCAAAGTCAACCGTCGCGCTTTACCAGAACCATCGAACAGCAGACCCCAATTAAGCCAAACTTATGTAGAACCGCGCACACCCACCGAAGAAATTTTAGCGGGAATTTGGCGAGATGTTTTAGGGTTAGAAAAAATTGGCATTTACGATAACTTTTTTGATTTGGGTGGACATTCTTTATTAGCAACTCAGGTGATTGCTTTAACGCGCAAAGCATTTGGCATAGAGTTACCCCTTTTAAGTTTATTTGAATCGCCAGCGATCGCACCTTTAGCCCAAAAAATCGCCACAGCTAACACGCCACATCAACAAGATTTAGCCATCAAACGGATGCCATCGCAAGGCGAGGACATACCAATTTCTTTAACCCAGCTAGAATTGTGGTTTTTTGACCAATTCTATCCCGGCAATCCCATCTATAACTTACCTTTGATTTATCGCATCACAGGTGCGCTGAACGAAACAGCATTAGAAGATAGTTTAAGAGAAATTGTCCGACGACATGAGACATTGCGATCGACTTTTCAAGTTAAAAATGGACAAGTCGTTTATGCGATTGTTGACGAGCCTGTATTCGACTTTTGCGTAATCGATCTGCGTCATATTCCCGCAGCCAAACGCGAAACTCAAGTTAAACAACTGGCTGAGAAAGAACTTAAGCAGCCTTTTGATTTAGCACGCGGGGCGCTATTACGTAGCAAACTGTGGCGTTTGGATGAACAAGAATATTTATTTATTGCTGTTACCCATCATATTGTTGCTGATGGTTGGTCTTTTAGTATCCTCACTCAAGAATTAGCCGAACTTTATGCAGCTTTTTGTGAAGGTAAACCTTCTCCTCTCAAAGAGTTACCTATTACATATAGTGACTTTGCTCAATGGCAAAGACAGTGGTTAAAAGGAGAAGTTTTAGCATCTCAGCTTCAATTTTGGCAAAAGCATTTAGGCATTAGTCCACCAATATTGCAGCTACCAACTGATTATCCTCGTCCGCCAGTACGCACCTTTGAAAGTGCAGGTAAATCAGTAGTAATTTCCCAAAAACTAACCGATGCACTCAAAGCCTTGAATCAACAAGAAGGCGTAACTTTATTTATGACTTTGTTGGCAGCATTTCAAACATTACTTTTTTCTTATACAAGACAAGAAAATATTATTGTCAGTAGTGCTTTAGCCAATCGCACCAGAGTAGAAACAGAGACATTAATTGGTTTCTTTGTTAATTTGCTACCATTCTGCACCAATTTAGGAGGAAACCCCAGCTTCCGGGAATTATTAAGTCGAGTACGTGAAGTAGCTTTGGGTGTTTACGCTCATCAAGAAATGCCCTTAATCAAGCTAATAGAAAAACTCCAGCCAGTGAGAGACCCTAGCTATACATTAATCAATCAAGTAATGTTTGTCTTTCAAAATACTCCAGAAGACAATTTAGAGTTTTCCAATCTGATTTTAAAAGAGGAGTTAATTGCTAAAGATACCAAAGATACCGCAGAGTTTGATTTAGAGTTAACCCTGGAAGAAACATCAACAGGTATTGAAGGATTGCTGGTTTACCGAACAGATTTATTTGCAGATGCGACTATTACCAAAATGGTTGATAATTTCTTGAGTTTGCTAGAAAAAATAACTGTTAATTATAATCAACGTCTGGATGAACTTATCTCGACATTTGAAAAGCCAATTTTGACAAATCAAACTATTACATTACCAATAATAAAGGAATTTGTAAAGCCGCAAAATTCTATCGAAGAAACTGTATTAACTATCTGGCAGGAGGTTTTAAAAAAAGAGCAAATTAGTACTCAAGACAACTTTTTTGAATTAGGAGGTTATTCTGCTCTTGCTCTAGAAGTTAACTGCAAAATACAGTCAGCTTTCAAAGTAGAATTACCTTTAGTAACTCTGTTTGAAAAACCTACTATAGTTCAGCTAGCAGCAGCCATCCAATCAAAATAA
- a CDS encoding aldo/keto reductase → MQYRRFGRTELPLPVFSCGGMRYAYTEDKELNIEQIPKENQRNLEATIHRALEVGINHIETARLYGTSEMQLGEVLPKLSREKIIVQTKVCPTSDADEFCRLFDKSLALLKLDYIDLLTIHGINYESQFTDTMRPNGCLDVARQLQAEGKVKFIGFSTHAPTDLIIKTINTNQFDYVNLHWYYINQFNWTAIEAATRHDMGVFIISPSDKGGMLYKPPQKLLDLCYPLSPMAFNDLFCLSHPQVHTLSLGASKPSDFDEHLQVIELLDNADEILLPILTRLETAAIASLGKDWYSTWYIGLPHYSQTPGEINIPVILWLRNLAIAFDMWEYATRRYNHLNNADPWFPGKTAERIREFNLSNCLCHSPHADKIPALLEDAHSLLFQASPSRKNLTTKHENLSSLAPSPYFSS, encoded by the coding sequence ATGCAATATCGTAGATTCGGGCGAACAGAATTACCCTTGCCAGTCTTTTCTTGCGGCGGAATGCGCTACGCCTATACAGAAGATAAGGAGCTTAATATAGAACAAATTCCAAAGGAAAATCAAAGGAATTTAGAAGCTACTATTCATCGTGCTTTAGAGGTTGGCATTAATCACATCGAAACTGCCCGGCTCTATGGAACTTCGGAGATGCAGTTAGGTGAGGTTTTACCGAAGTTATCTAGAGAAAAAATAATTGTCCAAACTAAGGTTTGTCCAACGTCTGATGCTGACGAATTTTGCCGTTTATTTGATAAATCTTTGGCTTTATTAAAATTAGATTATATTGATTTATTAACCATACATGGCATTAATTATGAGTCACAATTTACAGATACAATGCGTCCCAATGGTTGTCTTGATGTAGCGCGACAATTACAAGCCGAGGGTAAGGTAAAGTTTATTGGCTTTTCTACCCACGCGCCAACGGATTTAATTATTAAAACTATTAATACTAATCAATTCGATTATGTAAATCTACATTGGTACTACATTAATCAATTTAATTGGACTGCTATTGAAGCCGCCACGCGTCACGATATGGGCGTATTTATTATTAGTCCATCTGATAAAGGTGGAATGCTATATAAACCGCCACAAAAGTTATTGGACTTATGCTATCCTCTCAGCCCAATGGCGTTTAATGATTTGTTTTGTTTAAGCCATCCGCAAGTACATACTCTGAGTTTAGGTGCATCAAAACCATCAGATTTTGATGAACATTTGCAAGTGATAGAACTTTTAGATAACGCTGATGAAATATTATTGCCTATTTTAACTCGGTTAGAAACAGCTGCGATCGCCTCTCTCGGAAAGGACTGGTATAGTACCTGGTACATTGGTTTACCCCACTATAGCCAAACTCCCGGTGAAATTAATATTCCCGTTATTTTATGGTTGCGAAATTTAGCGATCGCTTTTGATATGTGGGAATATGCTACAAGGCGTTACAACCACTTAAATAATGCCGATCCTTGGTTTCCTGGTAAGACAGCAGAACGAATTAGAGAATTTAATTTGAGTAATTGTTTGTGTCATAGTCCTCATGCTGACAAAATACCAGCTTTATTAGAAGATGCCCATAGCTTGTTATTTCAAGCTAGTCCCTCACGAAAAAATCTCACAACCAAACATGAAAATCTCTCTTCTCTAGCCCCTAGCCCCTATTTTTCAAGCTAG